From the genome of Miscanthus floridulus cultivar M001 chromosome 10, ASM1932011v1, whole genome shotgun sequence, one region includes:
- the LOC136485207 gene encoding growth-regulating factor 8-like gives MEGGGRDVFLGPPPPPSCPFHGSATAARSGGAQMLSFSSSSNGAAGLGLCSGASKMQSVLSRVRGPFTPTQWMELEHQALIYKHFAVNAPVPSSLLLPIKRSLNPWSSLGSSSLGWAPFRSGSGDAEPGRCRRTDGKKWRCSRDAVGDQKYCERHIKRGCHRSRKHVEGRKVTPTIADPTMVVSGGSLLYSHAVAWQQQGKSFSCYMTDPFSLVSNRNLLDKQNIGDQFSVSTSMDSFDLSASHSSPNHDKVAFSPVEIQHEHDQLYLVHGAGSSAEHVNKSQDGQLLVSRETLDDGPLGEVFKGKSCQSASADILTDQWTSTCELHSPTGILQMSSSNTVPVENHTSNNSYLMARMVNSQTVPTLH, from the exons ATGGAAGGAGGAGGCCGAGATGTGTTCCtaggtccgccgccgccgccctcttgCCCGTTCCACGGATCCGCTACCGCCGCCCGCTCCGGTGGGGCGCAGATGCtcagcttctcctcctcctccaatgGCGCAGCAG GGTTGGGTCTGTGCTCAGGTGCCAGCAAGATGCAGAGTGTGTTGTCGAGGGTGAGGGGGCCTTTCACTCCCACGCAGTGGATGGAGCTGGAGCACCAGGCCCTGATCTACAAGCACTTCGCTGTCAATGCCCCTGTGCCGTCAAGCTTGCTCCTCCCTATCAAAAGAAGCCTCAATCCATGGAGTAGCCTTGGCTCCAGCTCAT TAGGATGGGCACCATTTCGTTCTGGCTCTGGTGATGCAGAACCAGGAAGATGCCGCCGCACAGATGGCAAGAAGTGGCGGTGCTCTAGAGATGCTGTTGGGGACCAAAAATACTGTGAGCGACACATAAAACGTGGTTGCCACCGTTCAAGAAAGCATGTGGAAGGCCGAAAGGTGACACCCACCATTGCAGATCCAACCATGGTTGTTTCTGGTGGTTCACTGTTGTACAGCCATGCTGTGGCTTGGCAGCAGCAGGGCAAAAGCTTTAGCTGCTATATGACTGATCCGTTCTCACTAGTGTCCAACAG GAATTTGCTGGATAAACAGAATATAGGCGACCAGTTCTCTGTATCCACTTCCATGGATTCCTTTGACTTATCAGCGTCACATTCTTCCCCAAACCATGACAAAGTAGCATTTTCACCGGTGGAGATACAACATGAACATGATCAACTGTATCTTGTGCATGGAGCAGGCAGTTCAGCAGAACACGTTAACAAGTCTCAGGATGGTCAGCTACTGGTCTCCAGGGAAACACTTGATGATGGACCTCTAGGCGAGGTTTTCAAAGGCAAGAGTTGCCAGTCAGCATCTGCGGACATCTTAACTGATCAATGGACTTCAACTTGTGAGTTGCATTCTCCAACCGGAATCCTACAAATGTCTAGTAGCAACACAGTGCCAGTAGAGAACCACACAAGTAACAATAGCTATCTCATGGCGAGGATGGTGAATTCTCAGACTGTCCCAACACTCCACTAA
- the LOC136489159 gene encoding putative cyclin-dependent kinase F-2, with amino-acid sequence MAVLVAPIRRPRAAQESKDPRGAKKNDKAARVSVVDSSYKILKKIGQGGYGTVSMARHVESGELVAIKSSLHAGGEAAAALLREAAMLAACAGNPAVVRLREVARGRGSDMHDLHLVMEYVVGRSLHDVIVSRRRCHRHHYPFSESETRRVMAQLLGGVSTMHTHGVVHRDLKPGNVLVGAEDGRLKICDLGLAKSVVAPPPTDDTDPEGTPGYMAPELLLGEKDYGTPVDVWALGCIMADLVAEQPLFPEEDLCQQLISIVNLLGIPDDVSLMPLGVSGPSKLRERVPEERLSPAGFDVLQGLLEYSPKDRLTAVAALKMPWFAGAKDD; translated from the coding sequence ATGGCCGTCCTCGTGGCTCCAATACGCCGCCCCCGCGCCGCGCAAGAATCTAAGGATCCACGAGGAGCAAAAAAGAACGACAAGGCAGCACGGGTCAGCGTCGTGGACTCGTCGTACAAGATCCTCAAGAAGATCGGCCAGGGCGGGTACGGCACAGTCTCGATGGCACGGCACGTCGAGTCCGGCGAGCTCGTCGCCATCAAATCGAGCCTCCACGCcggcggcgaggcggcggcggcgctgctgcgggAGGCCGCCATGCTCGCCGCGTGCGCGGGCAACCCCGCGGTGGTGCGGCTCAGGGAGGTGGCGCGCGGGCGCGGCTCGGACATGCACGACCTCCACCTCGTCATGGAGTACGTCGTCGGCCGGAGCCTCCACGACGTCATCGTctcgcgccgccgctgccacagGCACCACTACCCGTTCTCGGAGTCGGAGACGCGCCGCGTCATGGCGCAGCTGCTGGGCGGCGTCTCGACCATGCACACGCACGGCGTCGTGCACCGTGACCTCAAGCCCGGGAACGTGCTCGTCGGCGCGGAAGACGGACGCCTCAAGATCTGCGACCTGGGCCTCGCCAAGTCCGTGGTCGCGCCGCCGCCCACGGACGACACGGATCCCGAAGGCACGCCCGGGTACATGGCGCCGGAGCTGCTACTGGGCGAGAAGGACTACGGTACGCCCGTCGACGTGTGGGCGCTCGGATGCATCATGGCGGACCTCGTAGCCGAGCAGCCGCTATTTCCGGAGGAAGACTTGTGTCAGCAGCTGATCAGCATCGTCAACCTCCTAGGGATCCCAGACGACGTCTCGTTGATGCCACTGGGTGTCTCAGGGCCCAGCAAGCTGCGCGAGAGGGTGCCAGAGGAGCGGCTATCGCCGGCGGGCTTCGACGTTCTGCAAGGTCTGCTCGAGTACAGCCCCAAGGACAGGCTGACCGCCGTTGCCGCGCTCAAGATGCCGTGGTTTGCAGGAGCCAAAGATGACTGA
- the LOC136485208 gene encoding uncharacterized protein isoform X1: MRPYDIATHCGRPLHRLLELHAHEPQRGQSPRKVIHTVGPKYAVKYHTAAENALSHCYRSCLELLIENGLESIAMGCIYTEAKNYPREPASHVAIRQAAFLMENLDKSQQIFVLSIPNEPLPVLHLDFHHRGGANVS; the protein is encoded by the exons ATGCGCCCCTACGACATCGCTACCCATTGCGGTCGTCCGCTCCATCGACTGCTCGAGCTCCATGCTCATGAGCCGCAAAGAGGTCAAAGTCCCAG GAAGGTCATCCATACTGTGGGCCCCAAATATGCTGTCAAGTATCACACAGCTGCAGAGAATGCACTTAGTCACTGCTATCGGTCCTGCTTGGAACTGCTCATTGAGAATGGTCTTGAAAG CATCGCAATGGGTTGTATATACACAGAAGCTAAAAACTACCCTCGTGAACCAGCTTCTCATGTGGCAATAA GACAAGCTGCATTTCTTATGGAGAACTTAGATAAAAGTCAGCAGATCTTCGTTTTGTCCATTCCAA ATGAACCTCTGCCAGTGCTACATCTCGACTTCCACCATAGAGGCGGTGCAAATGTTTCCTGA
- the LOC136485208 gene encoding uncharacterized protein isoform X3: MVVYTCKRKVIHTVGPKYAVKYHTAAENALSHCYRSCLELLIENGLESIAMGCIYTEAKNYPREPASHVAIRQAAFLMENLDKSQQIFVLSIPNEPLPVLHLDFHHRGGANVS; this comes from the exons ATGGTTGTATATACTTGTAAAAG GAAGGTCATCCATACTGTGGGCCCCAAATATGCTGTCAAGTATCACACAGCTGCAGAGAATGCACTTAGTCACTGCTATCGGTCCTGCTTGGAACTGCTCATTGAGAATGGTCTTGAAAG CATCGCAATGGGTTGTATATACACAGAAGCTAAAAACTACCCTCGTGAACCAGCTTCTCATGTGGCAATAA GACAAGCTGCATTTCTTATGGAGAACTTAGATAAAAGTCAGCAGATCTTCGTTTTGTCCATTCCAA ATGAACCTCTGCCAGTGCTACATCTCGACTTCCACCATAGAGGCGGTGCAAATGTTTCCTGA
- the LOC136485208 gene encoding uncharacterized protein isoform X2 has translation MRPYDIATHCGRPLHRLLELHAHEPQRGQSPRKVIHTVGPKYAVKYHTAAENALSHCYRSCLELLIENGLESIAMGCIYTEAKNYPREPASHVAITYLCVSCSSMPSTGIPRTSCISYGELR, from the exons ATGCGCCCCTACGACATCGCTACCCATTGCGGTCGTCCGCTCCATCGACTGCTCGAGCTCCATGCTCATGAGCCGCAAAGAGGTCAAAGTCCCAG GAAGGTCATCCATACTGTGGGCCCCAAATATGCTGTCAAGTATCACACAGCTGCAGAGAATGCACTTAGTCACTGCTATCGGTCCTGCTTGGAACTGCTCATTGAGAATGGTCTTGAAAG CATCGCAATGGGTTGTATATACACAGAAGCTAAAAACTACCCTCGTGAACCAGCTTCTCATGTGGCAATAA CTTACCTTTGTGTTTCTTGTTCTTCCATGCCTTCTACTGGGATACCTAGGACAAGCTGCATTTCTTATGGAGAACTTAGATAA